One Papaver somniferum cultivar HN1 chromosome 10, ASM357369v1, whole genome shotgun sequence genomic window carries:
- the LOC113316656 gene encoding uncharacterized protein LOC113316656: MWLQDESIKERMQQWWQDHHFTGNPGYVFCKKLQAVKGDLRDWNLQTFGRVNRIRDELLVQIKAFDQREAQGVSTVEDSFERVNKKADYLKWAKLESIRMKQKTKNQWIIEGDHNTSFFHKYANNRRRANTIGSIRVDGDVTEEQSVIASHIQDFYINLYKEDRSNRPFVEDLEFSAISVEESTNLEKGITDEEVKQAMHEMKSNKTQ, encoded by the coding sequence ATGTGGCTGCAAGATGAGAGTATTAAAGAAAGAATGCAACAATGGTGGCAGGACCATCACTTCACGGGGAATCCGGGATATGTTTTTTGCAAAAAGTTACAAGCGGTGAAAGGTGATTTGCGAGATTGGAACTTACAAACCTTTGGCAGAGTAAACAGGATTAGGGATGAGCTGTTAGTACAAATTAAAGCGTTTGATCAGAGGGAGGCACAAGGGGTTTCTACAGTGGAAGATAGTTTTGAAAGGGTGAACAAGAAGGCTGACTACTTGAAATGGGCTAAGCTTGAGAGCATAAGAATGAAGCAAAAGACTAAAAACCAGTGGATCATTGAGGGAGACCATAATACTTCTTTCTTCCATAAGTATGCTAACAATAGAAGAAGAGCTAATACAATTGGCAGTATCAGAGTGGATGGGGATGTTACTGAGGAACAATCTGTAATAGCAAGTCACATTCAAGATTTCTATATAAATCTTTATAAAGAAGACCGTAGCAATAGACCTTTTGTAGAAGATTTGGAGTTCTCAGCTATCTCCGTGGAAGAAAGTACAAATTTGGAAAAAGGGATTACGGATGAGGAAGTTAAACAAGCAATGCACGAAATGAAGTCTAACAAGACGCAATGA